In Cloacibacterium caeni, a single window of DNA contains:
- a CDS encoding YdcH family protein, whose amino-acid sequence MENHTLTHEFPEYVQKIAELKASDEKFLKMYVNYEEVNALISHYEEGEQNHTTDEHLTDLRKKRVHLKDDIYNYLHQN is encoded by the coding sequence ATGGAAAATCATACATTAACTCACGAATTCCCAGAATATGTTCAAAAAATCGCAGAGCTGAAAGCTTCAGATGAAAAATTCTTAAAAATGTATGTGAACTACGAAGAAGTGAATGCGCTGATTTCTCACTACGAAGAAGGCGAACAAAATCACACCACAGACGAACATCTTACAGATTTAAGAAAGAAAAGAGTTCATCTGAAAGACGATATTTATAATTATTTACATCAGAATTAA
- a CDS encoding TonB-dependent receptor, translated as MNKNIKILSLVLVGISQFSLAQIKEERLILDRKREPEVKKIEKKKTSVETEKNYPPKEKEQELVEYKITNVPMVSDFKTSTIEGEDISPKFNTDSRRNYFQVGYGNYSKFLADGNISHQLDKNTDVGIDVHGITTNGLEKEYDWSSKQSDFNVAAFITSNTEKGKANITADFGNHNYNYYGIYALKPAADIDLKQSYNELKINGYYDFFKNNWINDIRFKSSMLADHFDAKETSGEAQINFSKYDLPLFSAQDMKINADLGVKLSTQTSSFELLNKSESQYLLFAMTPKVSFYKGNSYLAIGSDFSLINGKNADKNTPEAKTNNFRWFPFAEVLYEATEQYKFYAGIDGGVKMNSYSSLLQENPFLVSDVVLKPTETKYHFYLGLKGDVDQTFKYDVNAGFSELRNAQFFKANDLFDYVNTLNRSAYNFANTFSAIYDDGTLSEVKGSVQYFPLQNLVLDAELHFMQFKLDHLNEVYYKPVVQTTIGAKYSLLDRKLNLGFKGIFMSERSTNSFSVVTTFPEFSIQEKTKESLPSYLDVNLNADYKINKNFTVFVMGNNLLNKKYEHYLGYKVLGAQVLGGLRIAF; from the coding sequence ATGAACAAAAACATAAAAATATTATCTCTTGTTTTGGTAGGAATTTCCCAATTTTCTTTGGCTCAAATCAAAGAAGAAAGACTAATTCTCGACAGAAAACGTGAACCTGAAGTGAAGAAAATCGAAAAGAAAAAAACTTCGGTAGAAACAGAGAAAAATTATCCTCCGAAAGAAAAAGAGCAGGAACTTGTGGAATATAAAATTACCAATGTTCCGATGGTTTCAGATTTTAAAACGTCTACGATTGAAGGAGAAGATATTTCCCCAAAATTCAATACAGACAGCCGGAGAAACTATTTTCAGGTAGGGTATGGTAATTATTCTAAATTTCTGGCAGACGGAAATATTTCTCATCAATTAGACAAAAATACAGATGTGGGAATAGACGTTCACGGAATCACTACGAATGGTTTAGAAAAAGAATACGACTGGAGTTCTAAGCAAAGTGATTTTAATGTGGCAGCGTTCATTACCTCGAATACAGAAAAAGGAAAAGCCAATATCACCGCAGATTTTGGAAACCATAACTACAATTATTATGGAATTTACGCCTTGAAACCAGCTGCGGATATTGATTTGAAGCAAAGTTACAATGAATTGAAAATCAATGGATATTATGATTTTTTCAAAAATAATTGGATAAATGACATCAGATTTAAATCGTCTATGTTGGCAGACCATTTCGATGCGAAAGAAACTTCTGGAGAAGCACAAATCAACTTTTCGAAATATGATTTGCCACTTTTTTCGGCGCAAGACATGAAAATTAATGCAGATTTGGGCGTAAAATTATCAACCCAAACATCGAGTTTTGAATTGCTGAACAAAAGCGAATCACAATATTTGCTTTTTGCCATGACTCCTAAAGTGTCTTTCTACAAAGGAAATTCTTATTTGGCGATTGGTTCAGACTTTTCTTTGATCAACGGAAAAAATGCGGATAAAAATACACCAGAAGCGAAAACCAACAATTTCAGATGGTTTCCTTTTGCAGAAGTGTTGTATGAAGCTACAGAACAATATAAATTCTATGCAGGAATTGATGGTGGCGTAAAAATGAATTCTTATTCGAGTTTATTGCAAGAAAATCCGTTTTTAGTATCAGATGTTGTGTTGAAACCTACAGAAACCAAATATCACTTCTATCTAGGTTTAAAAGGAGATGTAGACCAAACCTTTAAATATGATGTAAATGCTGGTTTTAGCGAGCTTAGAAATGCGCAATTTTTCAAAGCGAATGATTTATTTGACTATGTAAACACGCTTAATCGTTCTGCTTATAATTTTGCGAATACTTTTTCAGCGATTTATGATGACGGAACATTAAGCGAAGTGAAAGGAAGTGTACAATATTTCCCGTTGCAGAATTTGGTTTTAGATGCAGAACTTCACTTTATGCAATTTAAGTTAGACCATCTCAATGAGGTGTATTATAAACCAGTGGTTCAAACCACAATTGGCGCGAAATATTCATTATTGGACAGAAAGTTAAATCTCGGTTTCAAAGGGATTTTTATGTCAGAAAGGTCTACTAATTCTTTCAGTGTAGTGACTACATTTCCTGAGTTTTCAATTCAAGAAAAAACCAAAGAATCTTTACCTTCTTACTTAGATGTAAACCTGAATGCTGATTATAAAATCAATAAAAACTTCACCGTTTTTGTAATGGGGAATAACTTATTAAACAAAAAATACGAGCATTATTTAGGTTACAAAGTTCTTGGAGCACAAGTTTTGGGCGGTTTAAGGATTGCTTTTTAA
- a CDS encoding tetratricopeptide repeat protein — protein MNQRNKILLLSAISLSGLSMAQQSQFFADKEQYRFNLAENLYQNKIYAASQYEFSRQYFFNQNLENSKKETARFFSNVIGVILAQNHAEDGLDAFIKDYPKSALFAQANLPLADYYLAKKDFPKALETLQKVNQYQLDKQENTQYILKLGYAKFMTGDSNGAIDALEEAYKNAEEKGDIAYMLGHLYYANQQNEKAFQFFDEIKNNEKYAKLVKPYYVQLYFNEKDYEKAIVEGNDLLQEDISSAYKAEVHKIIGESYFMQKQYAEAYPHLKAYLQTQQNPSESDLYEMGFVAANLQKFDEAISYYNQLVNSNSAFSQNAYYQLGNAYLEVGKKQEALSAFRSAKEMTYDKNVSKLAHEQYAKLSYDIGNPFESPQIAIKSYLEKYGYSKELEQLLVKSYLYSGDYKGTIKAIEELTGVDSQTEKIYQEVLFLYGTELFNKGELDAAEQNFKKSLKYNLNRTFNLRAQYWLAQTYYQKGDYATAIYGFEKLDRNAEEFPEKQQLSYDLGYAYFKSKNFVKAKEYFKEYLKNPKSEFKNDAELRLADTYYAGNELNEAIAIYNKTEGANDYTQFQKAMAIGFKGDTEGKIAELKKLISNYKNSEYQDDAYYELGTSYASIDQFQNSSDAFSQVIKIGADKDLVANAEIYRAQNYEDLNQPEKALAELKSLGNKYKNTAYAEKIVAATKPIYLKNGDASGYEYFAKNLGVNIAQTDLDEINLSLAQSQFAKKEYAKAIPNYEKFLTQNPTGEKFYQAQYELGESYYQTKNFTKAKLVLGEIANAQNDYQEDAQVRIAQILLSENNSSEAKIYLENLANSSNVTIKNFTSIELMKIYAEEKNFSQAEKFANEVLKYSKNSAAVLEQAKVIKARSLMNQGKDKDAQTAYAALEKSANTEVAAEALYAKAFYQNKGKAFKSSNETIFKLANNYASEEFWGAKALVLMARNYLALKDKYQASYTCDQIIENYQDFPEIVSEAREVKSQIR, from the coding sequence ATGAATCAAAGAAATAAAATTTTATTGCTATCGGCCATTTCATTATCTGGTCTTTCGATGGCTCAACAATCACAATTTTTCGCAGACAAAGAACAATATCGTTTCAACCTTGCCGAAAATCTTTACCAAAATAAAATCTACGCTGCTTCACAATACGAATTTTCTAGACAGTATTTTTTTAACCAAAATTTAGAAAATTCTAAGAAAGAAACTGCCCGTTTTTTCAGCAATGTTATCGGAGTAATTCTGGCTCAGAATCATGCAGAAGACGGTCTTGATGCTTTTATCAAAGATTATCCTAAATCTGCACTTTTTGCTCAAGCGAATTTGCCTTTAGCGGATTATTATTTGGCTAAAAAGGATTTTCCTAAAGCTTTGGAAACGCTTCAAAAAGTCAATCAATATCAATTAGATAAACAGGAAAACACACAGTATATCTTGAAATTGGGATATGCCAAATTCATGACTGGTGATTCTAATGGTGCGATTGATGCATTGGAAGAAGCGTATAAAAATGCCGAAGAAAAAGGTGATATTGCGTATATGCTCGGACATTTATATTACGCCAACCAACAAAACGAAAAGGCTTTTCAGTTTTTTGATGAAATCAAAAATAATGAAAAGTACGCTAAGTTGGTAAAACCGTATTATGTACAGTTGTATTTTAACGAAAAGGACTACGAGAAAGCCATTGTAGAAGGAAATGATTTGCTCCAAGAAGATATTTCTTCGGCTTATAAAGCAGAAGTTCACAAAATTATTGGCGAAAGTTATTTCATGCAAAAGCAATATGCAGAAGCGTATCCTCATTTAAAAGCGTATTTGCAAACCCAACAAAACCCTTCGGAAAGTGATTTGTATGAAATGGGATTTGTAGCGGCAAATCTTCAAAAATTTGACGAAGCGATTTCATATTACAATCAGTTGGTGAATTCTAATTCTGCGTTTTCCCAAAATGCATATTATCAGCTAGGAAATGCGTATTTAGAAGTAGGGAAGAAGCAAGAAGCTTTGTCAGCGTTTCGTTCGGCGAAAGAAATGACTTATGATAAAAATGTCTCAAAACTAGCACACGAACAATATGCAAAATTGAGTTACGATATTGGAAATCCGTTTGAAAGTCCGCAAATTGCCATCAAATCTTACCTCGAAAAATATGGTTATTCTAAAGAACTAGAACAACTTTTGGTAAAATCTTACTTGTATTCTGGCGATTACAAAGGTACGATAAAAGCAATTGAAGAATTAACTGGCGTTGATTCTCAAACCGAAAAAATCTACCAAGAAGTGCTGTTTTTATACGGAACGGAGCTTTTTAACAAAGGCGAATTAGACGCTGCGGAACAAAATTTCAAGAAAAGTTTAAAATATAATCTTAATAGAACGTTCAACTTAAGAGCGCAATATTGGTTGGCGCAAACGTATTATCAAAAAGGAGACTATGCTACTGCAATTTATGGTTTTGAAAAGTTGGATAGAAATGCAGAAGAATTTCCAGAGAAGCAACAATTGAGTTATGATTTGGGTTACGCTTATTTCAAATCGAAGAATTTTGTAAAAGCTAAAGAATATTTCAAAGAATATCTTAAAAATCCAAAATCTGAATTTAAAAATGATGCTGAATTGCGTTTGGCAGATACCTATTACGCGGGTAATGAATTGAATGAAGCTATTGCAATTTACAATAAAACGGAAGGTGCAAACGATTATACTCAGTTTCAAAAAGCAATGGCGATTGGTTTTAAAGGTGATACAGAAGGTAAAATTGCTGAATTGAAGAAACTAATTTCTAATTATAAAAATTCTGAATATCAAGACGATGCGTATTACGAGTTGGGAACTTCTTATGCTTCGATTGATCAGTTTCAAAATTCTAGTGATGCGTTTTCACAGGTGATAAAAATTGGCGCAGATAAAGATTTGGTTGCCAATGCTGAAATCTATAGAGCGCAGAATTACGAAGACTTAAACCAACCGGAAAAAGCTTTAGCAGAGCTGAAATCTCTTGGTAATAAATATAAAAATACGGCGTATGCAGAGAAAATTGTAGCGGCAACTAAACCAATTTATTTGAAAAACGGAGACGCTTCTGGTTACGAATATTTTGCAAAGAACTTGGGCGTAAATATTGCTCAAACAGATTTAGACGAAATTAATCTTTCTTTGGCGCAATCGCAGTTTGCGAAGAAAGAATATGCAAAAGCTATCCCTAATTATGAGAAGTTTTTAACCCAAAATCCAACAGGTGAAAAATTCTATCAAGCGCAATATGAATTGGGCGAAAGTTATTATCAAACCAAGAATTTTACGAAAGCCAAATTGGTTTTAGGGGAAATTGCCAATGCTCAAAATGATTACCAGGAAGATGCTCAAGTAAGAATTGCTCAGATTTTATTGAGTGAAAACAACAGTTCTGAAGCGAAAATTTATTTGGAAAATCTCGCCAACTCATCGAATGTGACCATTAAAAATTTCACGAGTATAGAATTGATGAAGATTTATGCAGAAGAAAAGAATTTTTCACAAGCAGAAAAATTTGCCAATGAAGTCTTGAAATATTCGAAAAACTCAGCAGCAGTTTTAGAACAGGCGAAGGTTATTAAAGCCAGAAGTTTGATGAATCAAGGCAAAGATAAAGACGCACAAACCGCTTATGCTGCTTTAGAAAAATCTGCAAATACAGAAGTTGCAGCAGAAGCACTTTACGCAAAAGCGTTTTATCAAAACAAAGGAAAAGCTTTCAAATCTTCAAATGAAACCATTTTCAAACTGGCCAATAATTATGCTTCAGAAGAATTTTGGGGCGCAAAAGCTTTAGTGTTGATGGCGAGAAATTATTTGGCTTTGAAAGACAAATATCAAGCAAGTTATACTTGTGATCAAATCATAGAAAACTATCAGGATTTCCCAGAAATTGTTTCAGAAGCTAGGGAAGTAAAAAGTCAAATTAGATAA
- a CDS encoding APC family permease: MNQLFRRKHYTGKEHKSELIRALGTWDIVFFGLAAIIGAGSFSSLGEAIFRGGPGVISLYIICAIACAFTAMSYAEFASRIPTAGSAYTYAYASFGELIAWIIGWALIMEYSFGNIYVAFSWSDYFTSFVERLGFEIPDYLSTSYTEAKKAFMAGSQNQELVNAWKSAPIIAGIKFIVDIPALIINALITWLVYIGIKESRNFNNLLVILKLAVIFLIIAVGVFYLNAENWVPTNNEGVKSFMPNGFTGVMSAVAGVFFAYIGFDALSVLSEETKNPEKTLPKGMIISLVLSTAIYIVLTLVLTGIVDYRKFEGIGDPLSFIFAPQNANIPWMEFVVSVTAIVAITTVLLVFQMGQPRIWMSMSRDGLMPKKFAEIHPKYKTPSFATIITGVAVGLPILFTDKTFILDFTSIGTIFAFVLVNGGILLMPQKEKLKGRFHLPYINAKYIFPVLFIGGLVGFYFWQPEFFHNLWNITDENEGEFRLSIIIFLIINLALVVLSYLKNLSLIPLLGLTSCLYLLTGMTHNNWFWFGLWFIIGLGIYFFYGKKNSKLNPENM; this comes from the coding sequence ATGAATCAACTTTTCAGAAGAAAACATTACACTGGAAAAGAGCATAAATCTGAATTGATTAGAGCTCTCGGTACTTGGGACATTGTATTTTTTGGTTTAGCTGCCATCATTGGAGCTGGGAGTTTCAGTAGTTTAGGCGAGGCTATTTTCCGAGGCGGACCTGGTGTAATTTCCTTGTATATTATTTGTGCTATTGCATGTGCATTTACGGCGATGTCTTATGCAGAATTTGCCAGTAGAATTCCTACTGCAGGAAGTGCATATACTTATGCATATGCCAGTTTCGGCGAGTTAATCGCTTGGATTATTGGTTGGGCGCTGATTATGGAATATTCCTTCGGGAATATTTATGTCGCTTTTTCTTGGAGTGATTATTTTACGTCTTTTGTAGAAAGATTAGGTTTCGAAATTCCAGATTATTTGAGTACCAGTTATACAGAAGCCAAAAAAGCATTTATGGCAGGTTCTCAAAATCAAGAATTGGTAAACGCATGGAAATCTGCTCCCATCATTGCTGGAATTAAATTTATCGTAGATATTCCTGCTCTGATTATTAACGCTTTAATCACTTGGTTGGTTTATATTGGCATTAAAGAAAGTAGAAATTTCAATAACTTATTGGTTATCTTAAAGTTAGCGGTGATATTTTTAATTATTGCAGTAGGTGTTTTTTATCTCAATGCAGAAAATTGGGTTCCTACCAACAATGAAGGCGTAAAATCTTTTATGCCCAATGGTTTTACAGGAGTAATGAGTGCTGTAGCTGGTGTTTTCTTTGCTTACATTGGTTTTGACGCATTGAGCGTGCTTTCTGAAGAGACTAAAAATCCTGAAAAAACTTTACCCAAAGGAATGATTATTTCTTTGGTTTTGAGTACCGCAATTTATATTGTTTTGACATTAGTATTAACAGGAATTGTAGATTATAGAAAATTTGAAGGAATCGGCGATCCATTATCTTTTATTTTCGCTCCTCAAAATGCCAATATTCCTTGGATGGAATTTGTGGTTTCTGTAACCGCTATTGTTGCGATTACTACGGTTTTGTTGGTTTTCCAAATGGGCCAACCAAGAATTTGGATGAGTATGAGTAGAGACGGATTAATGCCGAAAAAATTTGCAGAAATTCACCCAAAATATAAAACTCCAAGTTTCGCTACTATTATTACAGGAGTTGCTGTTGGTTTACCGATTTTATTCACGGATAAAACTTTTATTTTAGATTTTACCAGTATCGGGACTATTTTCGCATTTGTATTGGTAAATGGAGGAATTTTATTGATGCCACAAAAGGAAAAATTAAAAGGCAGATTTCATTTGCCTTACATCAATGCTAAATATATTTTCCCTGTATTATTTATCGGTGGATTAGTAGGCTTCTATTTTTGGCAGCCAGAGTTTTTCCATAATTTATGGAATATTACAGATGAGAATGAAGGTGAATTTAGGCTTTCTATCATCATTTTCTTGATAATTAATTTAGCTTTAGTAGTATTGTCTTATCTCAAAAACCTTTCTCTAATACCATTATTAGGTTTAACTTCTTGTCTGTATTTATTAACAGGAATGACGCATAATAACTGGTTCTGGTTCGGATTATGGTTTATTATAGGATTAGGAATCTATTTCTTCTACGGAAAGAAAAATAGTAAGTTGAATCCTGAGAATATGTAA
- the tnpA gene encoding IS200/IS605 family transposase translates to MAQSLAKNYIHIVFSTKNRKPLISPSIENKLYAYIGGICRELECNPVAIGGHNDHIHILCLLSRKIALFNLVEHVKARSSKWIKTQGEEFSNFYWQDGYGAFSVSETHTEKLIDYIKFQKKHHQKKNFENEILEILRKNKVDYDEKYLFD, encoded by the coding sequence ATGGCACAATCATTAGCAAAAAATTACATTCACATTGTATTTAGTACAAAGAATAGAAAACCATTGATCAGTCCATCAATAGAAAATAAATTATATGCATACATTGGTGGAATTTGCAGAGAATTAGAATGCAATCCTGTAGCAATTGGTGGACATAATGATCATATTCATATTTTATGCCTTTTATCTAGAAAAATTGCATTATTCAATTTAGTTGAACACGTAAAAGCCCGTTCTTCAAAATGGATAAAAACGCAAGGAGAAGAATTTAGTAATTTTTATTGGCAAGATGGTTATGGTGCATTTTCTGTGAGCGAAACCCATACAGAAAAGCTTATTGATTATATTAAATTTCAGAAAAAGCATCATCAAAAGAAAAATTTTGAAAATGAAATTTTAGAAATTTTAAGAAAGAATAAAGTAGATTATGATGAGAAATATCTATTTGATTAA
- a CDS encoding SPFH domain-containing protein yields MEVLGVLVFLGLVILFASFFTVKQETAAIVERFGKFQSVRQSGLHLKIPFVDQIAKRMNLRIQQLDVMIDTKTLDNVFLKMKVSVQYQVIRNQVGDAYYRLENPQDQITSYVFDVVRAEVPKLKLDDVFVKKDDIAIAVKGELQEAMQSYGYDIIKALVTDIDPDEQVKHAMNRINAAEREKTAAEYESEAQRIRIVAVAKAEAESKKLQGQGIADQRREIAKGLEESVRMLNNVNIGSQEASALIVVTQHYDTLHSVGANNRSNLVLLPNSPTAASNMLNDMMVAMTAANKLEQADQGKMPPPPKQHNH; encoded by the coding sequence ATGGAAGTATTAGGCGTTTTAGTCTTTTTGGGACTCGTTATTTTATTCGCTTCTTTTTTCACTGTAAAACAAGAAACAGCGGCAATTGTAGAGCGTTTTGGTAAATTTCAATCGGTAAGACAATCTGGTCTTCATCTTAAAATTCCTTTTGTAGATCAAATTGCAAAAAGAATGAATCTTAGAATTCAGCAGTTAGACGTGATGATTGACACCAAAACTTTGGATAATGTTTTCCTTAAAATGAAAGTTTCTGTGCAGTATCAAGTGATTAGAAATCAAGTTGGTGATGCGTATTATCGTTTAGAAAATCCTCAAGATCAAATTACATCTTATGTTTTTGACGTAGTAAGAGCCGAAGTTCCTAAACTAAAATTAGACGATGTTTTCGTGAAAAAAGATGATATTGCAATTGCAGTGAAAGGTGAGTTGCAAGAAGCGATGCAATCTTATGGTTATGACATTATTAAAGCATTGGTGACAGATATTGACCCAGATGAACAGGTGAAACACGCCATGAACAGAATAAATGCTGCTGAACGTGAAAAAACAGCTGCAGAATATGAATCTGAAGCGCAAAGAATCAGAATTGTAGCCGTTGCAAAGGCAGAAGCTGAATCTAAAAAATTACAAGGTCAAGGTATTGCAGACCAACGTAGAGAAATTGCAAAAGGTTTAGAAGAATCGGTAAGAATGCTGAATAATGTGAATATCGGTTCTCAAGAAGCATCTGCGTTAATCGTAGTGACACAGCATTATGATACGCTACATTCTGTAGGTGCCAATAATAGAAGTAACTTGGTTCTATTGCCTAATTCTCCTACTGCTGCAAGCAATATGCTTAACGATATGATGGTAGCCATGACTGCGGCTAATAAATTAGAACAAGCAGATCAAGGTAAAATGCCACCTCCACCAAAACAACATAATCATTAA